Proteins from one Telopea speciosissima isolate NSW1024214 ecotype Mountain lineage chromosome 1, Tspe_v1, whole genome shotgun sequence genomic window:
- the LOC122653208 gene encoding uncharacterized protein LOC122653208, translating into MAFIGTREKYRCEGMCRQLVDTIRSILLSLKVEKLVLPSTPEHVDYWTTHFGFVHSNEIQRQEMLSKNLMMFKDTVLLEKTLFLHDGFNEEQNGAGEDGPRGEDQPLEALLFDLNLESEEEVTMDNVHHNNVQNNKEEMQPLGIFLTLEPDGSLQLTKIFTGRSECLRHISF; encoded by the exons ATGGCGTTTATTGGAACAAGAGAGAAGTATCGATGTGAAGGAATGTGTCGTCAATTGGTAGATACAATACGATCT ATTCTTCTCTCGCTCAAAGTTGAGAAATTGGTCTTACCATCGACCCCTGAACATGTTGATTACTGGACAACACATTTTGGATTTGTGCATTCTAATGAGATACAAAGACAAGAAATGTTGTCCAAGAATTTAATGATGTTCAAGGATACAGTTTTATTGGAGAAGACTTTATTCCTACATGATGGTTTTAACGAAGAGCAAAATGGAGCCGGTGAAG ATGGTCCTAGAGGAGAAGATCAGCCACTCGAAGCCCTTCTGTTTGATCTGAACCTTGAATCTGAAGAGGAGGTTACTATGGATAATGTGCACCATAATAATGTGCAAAACAACAAAGAAGAGATGCAACCCTTGGGGATATTCCTTACATTGGAACCTGATGGTAGTTTGCAACTCACTAAAATATTCACTGGCCGCTCTGAATGCCTTAGACATATTAGTTTTTGA